CGACTTGCATGTATTAGGCATGCCGCCAGCGTTCGTCCTGAGCCAGGATCAAACTCTCCAATAAAGTATTGAAAAGAGCGATAAGCTCATTTTGAATCTGACGAGATTAAAAATCTCATTTGTGCTCCAGTCGATCCAAGCCAAGGCTTGTTTCAAACTTTCGCGTTCATTCTGCAAGCAGAATGTTTACTCACTCGTTGTTCAGTTTTCAAAGATCAAACATTCAATTTAGTGCTGTTTTTCATGCTGTCGTCGTTTCAGCGGCGACTTTTATAATATATCATGTTGAAGTTCTCTTTGCAAGCATTATTTTTTCGATTATTTTCAATCGCTTTATTTTCATGCTTGTTTCGGTGAACCGCTCCTAAAAAAGGAACGAAAATTAATTTACCATATGAAATTAGAAAGGTCAACCCTTTTTCGACAAAAAGTATGAACCCCTCAGCAATTTCAGCATTATCATGGTTCAGAGGTACAGCACCCGCTATGAAGAGCCGCACCTCACTTCCACTACTATACAGCGAATATATGACCAGCTTCAGCATTATGGCTTCGACTTTTTCAGCTTCCCACCTCTTGCATACTTGGACAACTCTTTTGGCGGGGCAAAGCGTGCATACATGCGGAACACAGTCTTATATCGGCTCGCGATAGCATATTTGATCTCTTGGTCAAGACGATTATCACTTAGATCGAAAAGCATCTCATCTAATTCTTTACGCAGCACATAGTCTAGTTCCTTGCATTCCTTCTCGTTAAACAACATACCCAGCATTAGAGTTCTCCTTTTTGTGCATAGCCTCTTTATCACACTTACACAAGTTTCATGCAACACCCCGTGCATTCGCTTTTGTGGGGTACTGCTGGAACCCGTTTTATTGTTATGGTCAACTTTCTGAAAATTTATGAATGCCAACCAGCACAAAATTTTATCCTCTCACCAGAGTATACGTAAGTGTGCTTTCGATGATTGCTGCTACAAGAAGCAAGATGACAACCCAAAAGGATGCCGTTAACGTCCTATTCATGAATACTCTCCACCGGGTACCCATCGTATTTCGCTTGTCACTTCCAAGTTGTGCAAGGCTTTTGATAACCAGACCACCAAACTTCAGTCCGAAGGCGCAAGCAATAATTATGACCGGAATTTCAATAATGCCATGCGGAAGTAAACCTTTAACCACAAAATCATAGAAGCTTGCTCCATAATTCATCGTGGTGTGCACCACAAATCCAAGGACCATCCCATTGATCAGCAGGAAGATGACAGGCAGAATTCCGAAGAATATACCGGCATAGATGACAAGTACACTTTTGATGGCATTATTGAAAAAGATAAACAGGAAGAAGTTCCATTGCACATTGCCCCCCTGCTCCAGCCGTTCACTGACTTCACGTAATCCTCCGATTTGGTTCAACAATAGTTCTTCCAGTGGCCCTGTACTCACCCACCCTGCTCCTATACCAACAGCAAACAAAACTACGGACCAGATTAATGCACTGCGGATGGAACCAAGATCTCTAAGAAATGTACTGAATTTTAACATAATAACCTCCTGTAGAATCTAAAATGATGGACAAACAAGGTTCCGTTACGAATAACTGGGGAGTACGAGCATACATTGGAGAGTAAACAAGCATTTCTTATGGGAGAGGGGCGCTTATTGAAATGAACTCGTTCTATGTATTTAGCGGCAAAAAGATTAAACGGTACCTGATTGTCCTCGTTGCTGCCATCTTTGCGATCGGTATTATTTATCTGGAGAGAGGCAATGTCTCCGTATTCTCGGAGGAAGCACCATCAGCCGTCTACAGCGTTCCAACCGAGAAGAAGGTAATCGCACTTACCTTTGACATTAGCTGGGGGGATAAACGGACAGAGCCGATTCTGAAAGTTCTTCAGGAAAATAAAGTGCAGAAGGCAACCTTTTTCCTTTCCTCCCCCTGGAGCAAGACACACCCCGAAATTGTTACTGCCATCAAAGAGGCAGGATATGAAATTGGCAGCCATGGTCACAAACATGAGAACTACAGCAGCCTGACCGAAGAAGAAATACGCAAAGAAATTTCGACAGCTCATAGCATTTTAACCGATTTAACGGGAAAAGAACCGAAATTACTACGTCTGCCCAACGGGGACTTTGACAAGCGAGTGCTTCAGGTAGCCAATAGTCTGAATTATCAGGTTGTGCAGTGGGATACCGACTCCTTGGATTGGAAAAATCCTGGTGTACAGACCATTGTTGATCGCGTAGTAAGCAAGGCACATCCAGGGGACATCGTACTGCTGCATGCAAGCGATTCTTCTAAACAAACGCATGAAGCACTCCCTGTCATTATCGACAAATTAAAAAACCAGGGCTATGAATTCGTAACCGTGTCTGAGTTGCTTAACCATTCCAGTGTAGAAGGTAAGGAAGTTCGTGATCAAGCCAGCGGTCAATAATTGGTAGATTGCTTGGGCTATAGCTCTAATACGAGTGTAAAATACGAGTGTAAAAGTTGAAAAGAGCTAACCAGGTTAGCTCTTTTTGGTATGTTTTTTATGCAAAATGAATTCTATGCTCGGCTTTCTTTCAACTGTTCTGCCTTTCCACTTACACTCCGGTTCGTCGATACATCCACCAGCCTGTGCAATATCAGCATTTGGTATGCATTACATAGGAGCAAGGGAACCACAATAAATATGGTTGCAGCATTCACATCAATACGTAATACGCCGATCGTCTCCACTATGGTAACGGCAATCATGAAAAAGAGTGTAGGTACGAGCGCGGAGATATGAGTCAGCTTTACTTTAACGTAAGCGGTAACAATTGCAGCTGCCAAAATAATGATACCTAACACAATATCCGATATACGCTCCCGGTCTCCCCCAACAAACAAACGTAAAAACATCACGTCAAGCAGGGCTAACACCGTTAGTACAATCTGCACGATCTGCCAACCGCGCTTTGGAAATACACCTTTACCCATATAATTCAATATCAGATATGCAAAGAAACCCATTTGTGAATACACGCTGATCATAACCCCTGATCCAAATAAGATCAAAAGATACAGAAGAAAATCATTCAATCCATTTGTTTTCTCCCCGTTCACCAGCATCATAATCAATCCTGTGCCCAATGCTCCCGCGGCCCCAATAAGCAAGGCTGTCCAAAACAGGAAAAACCATCTACGTAAATTCAAATGTTTTCCACCCCCGAGTGTTTATTTTACCAACCTTCTCAGCAAAAAACCATCATTGCTCAACATATTTCCCCCTTTCCCATCACATACTACATCCAGTATCTAATCAAGGAGGGATTGTACACATGAAACGGCCTTTGTGGCAGCTATGCTGTGTCGTACTGGGGCTATCCGTCATGCTTGCCGGCTGCGGTTCAGATCAGAGTTCTTCGCCTCCTCAGGGCAGTTATAAAGAGATGAAAACAATGGTTGTAGATATTTTGAAAAGTGATGAAGGCAAGAAAGCGGTGGAGGAAGCTCTTACAGGTCAAAGCTCATCCAGCGGAAGCAGCGGTTCTGAAGAAGGCGGCGGTTCGGGTGGTGCTTCAGGATCCATTGGTATGAAAATGTTAATGCCTGTGCAATCTTCGGAACAAATACGTATTGCAGTAAAAGATACCATCACAGCTCCCGAATATAAGAAGGAATTCGAAAAGATCATGACCGATCCGCAGTTTGCGGGTGAATTTGCCAAAGTGATCAACGCACAAAGCAAACAACTTCATATGCAATTAATTAAAGATCCCACATATCAAAAATCTGTTGAAGACATCATGAAGTCACCTGAGGTATCCAAGATGTTCATGGATATGACGAAGACTCCGGATTATCGTAAACAGACCATGACTGTCATGCAGGAAGTGATGCAAAACCCGTTGTTCCGCATGGAAGTACTCACTTTGCTCAAGAAGGTAGTACAGGACGAATTGCAACCCAAAGTGGAAAGTGGCGGAAAACAGGGGGAAGAGCAAGGCGGACAACAAGACGGTCAGGGCGAAGGTGGAAGTGATGGCGGAGATGGTGGAAGTGGAGATTCTGGCAGCGGTGGAGGTTCATAAACAGTAGATGTTGGTATATTACAGAAACTGAAAAGCCTGCATCCGAATGGACGCAGGCTTTATTTGTATTTATAACACTCATACCATTAGAATTTGGATTCAATGGACCGGGCAAC
This Paenibacillus xylanexedens DNA region includes the following protein-coding sequences:
- a CDS encoding stage II sporulation protein M, which codes for MLKFSTFLRDLGSIRSALIWSVVLFAVGIGAGWVSTGPLEELLLNQIGGLREVSERLEQGGNVQWNFFLFIFFNNAIKSVLVIYAGIFFGILPVIFLLINGMVLGFVVHTTMNYGASFYDFVVKGLLPHGIIEIPVIIIACAFGLKFGGLVIKSLAQLGSDKRNTMGTRWRVFMNRTLTASFWVVILLLVAAIIESTLTYTLVRG
- the pdaB gene encoding polysaccharide deacetylase family sporulation protein PdaB, translated to MNSFYVFSGKKIKRYLIVLVAAIFAIGIIYLERGNVSVFSEEAPSAVYSVPTEKKVIALTFDISWGDKRTEPILKVLQENKVQKATFFLSSPWSKTHPEIVTAIKEAGYEIGSHGHKHENYSSLTEEEIRKEISTAHSILTDLTGKEPKLLRLPNGDFDKRVLQVANSLNYQVVQWDTDSLDWKNPGVQTIVDRVVSKAHPGDIVLLHASDSSKQTHEALPVIIDKLKNQGYEFVTVSELLNHSSVEGKEVRDQASGQ
- a CDS encoding KinB-signaling pathway activation protein — protein: MNLRRWFFLFWTALLIGAAGALGTGLIMMLVNGEKTNGLNDFLLYLLILFGSGVMISVYSQMGFFAYLILNYMGKGVFPKRGWQIVQIVLTVLALLDVMFLRLFVGGDRERISDIVLGIIILAAAIVTAYVKVKLTHISALVPTLFFMIAVTIVETIGVLRIDVNAATIFIVVPLLLCNAYQMLILHRLVDVSTNRSVSGKAEQLKESRA
- the gerD gene encoding spore germination lipoprotein GerD, which encodes MKRPLWQLCCVVLGLSVMLAGCGSDQSSSPPQGSYKEMKTMVVDILKSDEGKKAVEEALTGQSSSSGSSGSEEGGGSGGASGSIGMKMLMPVQSSEQIRIAVKDTITAPEYKKEFEKIMTDPQFAGEFAKVINAQSKQLHMQLIKDPTYQKSVEDIMKSPEVSKMFMDMTKTPDYRKQTMTVMQEVMQNPLFRMEVLTLLKKVVQDELQPKVESGGKQGEEQGGQQDGQGEGGSDGGDGGSGDSGSGGGS